Genomic DNA from Romeriopsis navalis LEGE 11480:
TCGGAATAATTAATTTGGTCATAACCTGCACCGCCATTAATAATGTCATTACTTGAGCCGGGTGCGATCAAATCATCTCCATCCCCACCATAGATTTGGTTATTACCATTTTTTCGACCAGCGAGCAGATCATCCCCACTAAGACCAAAAATTTTAACAGCTCCGATTGTCGGATTATTGTTGGCAACGAAAATGTAATCACCCGCGATTGTTCCTGTATAGCTTGTGCCACTCACTGCTACTTTACTAAAACTATTGCGGGCTCTGCCAATAATGCTATTTCTCGGATTGCTAGAAAACAAGCTTTGAATAAACTGTGGCAGTCCATCACTTTGTCCTTGTACAGTTGCTAATAAGCGTGGTGCAATATGAATTCTCAAAAAAGTCGTGGCTTGATTAGTCTGGTTAACAAAAGAAATATCAACACCACTTCCATTTTCATCAGAAATTGAACTATAACGGTATGCAGTGTTTCGAGGCAAGATAATGCTATCCACACCTGGCTCAAAGTCCAAAATCTCTATTAGAGAACGACTTTGAGTAATGTTAACCGTTCCCCAAGCATTTGATCCTTCGCCATCGAAGAAACTACCAACTGAATTAACTCGGTTATTATATTCTTCCTTTTCTAAAGCAGCAAGTGCAAAAACTTTAGCCTTCTCAACACCTGATTGATAAATTGCTAAACCTGAATCTAAGGCACCTGAACTTATCCCTGTTACGTCTAATCGGGAAGCGAGCTTTGCACCTGCTCCGACTAACTTAGCTGTTACAGTTTGTGATATTGCAAGTAATTTAACTTTTTCACGCTTCTTCGTGATTTCTGGATCACGAAGTATCATTAGATTGGCTAAATTCCGTAGTTTACCCGCATTAAAATTGAGGCCGACAATCCCCGAGGAACCTTCAATAGAGATATTAAATATATCACTGCCCTGTCCGCCAAAAACTTTCTGTGATGTTGTGATTCCGTCGTAAGATTGCAGTTGAAATATATCATCTCCCGAACTACCTCTAGCAACGACATCGAACTTTTTGGGTTTCTTTAACGTTAAGAACTGAGAGTCAGCATTATCGCCAACTGCGATATACTGCGGAATTTCAATAATTCCCTTTAAAGATGTCTTTGCACGAACATCATTCCACTTACCAGGCGACTTGAAATTCATCGCTACATAATCTTCATTGTCAAGATTATTGGGCTCACCTTGATACCAATTTGTGTAACCAGCGGTTCTACTATCCGTCCACTGAAATTGATCTTCTGTTGTTTCATCTGTTAAGCCAATCCATAGGTTTTCAGTCCCACCGAATGTTTGGGTCAACCATTCTTGCTCTTTTTCTGAGTTAATGGAAACAAGGTAGCCTCCCAGACTTTCGGCTTGCGTTTGGGCCTGCTTCCAAGTGGCAGCACCAGCAAGGAGATATCTACTACCATTAAACTCGTAAAATTTATTTTGAATAATTCCTTTGATACTTGAATCAGATTTTTTCTTACTAGATCTATCGTTCCATTTGCCACGCGATTTAAAATTTATTACTGCATAATTTTCATTTCCGGATGTATTATTGGGCTCACCTTGGTACCAATTCGTAAAATTTTGAGTTGCACCACTGATCCACTTAAACTCACCTTCCGTGACTTCATCTGTTAGTCCAATCCAGAATTGCTCTTGCCCTCCAAAGGTTCTCGTTAACCAAGAGCTCTCGGTTGAATTGTTGATTTCAACAAGATTACCGCCTAAACTTTGGGCCTGAGCCTGAGCCTGTTGCCACGTACCTGAAGCACTCAGGCTATAAATGAAGTCGCCAGACTCATAATAGTTCGCAGGAAAAGGGATTGGGGACTGGTCAATTCCATAGATGGTTTCGGCTTTATATATATTATTGGACCGAACTTTGCCTCCACGGCTAAAGATATTTGCGGCCACCCCTTGTCCATTATTTGTGCCGCCTCTGACAGTGTTCCCGGTAAAAACACAGTTAAATAGCGTTAAGTCAGCATCAGAATTAACAAAAATTGCACCACCTAATCCAGCCCCGCCACCACCAGGTCCATCTCCAGCAAAGCTTCCACCTTTGCCTGCTTGACCAGGGTCGGAAGCGATATTCGGTCGGTTCCGGTTAAGCTTCGAGGTAACGATTAATGCACCGCCCCCACCATAACCACCGCCACCGCCAAAGCCACCGTTCCCACCATTACCGCCCTTCCCCCCCCTTGCACCACAGTTATTACATAAAATATTGTGTGATGGGCTGCCGCCACCACCACCGCCGCCACCGCCAGTACCAAAGCCTCCATCCCCTCCATTCTTGCCTCTCTTTCCGTGTCGTCGCGATTTTTTGCCTGGCCACTTGCGCCCTCTCGCTCCACCTTTTCCACCTTTTCCGCTGGTTGCTTGATTGCTGTTTAATCCACCACCTTTCCCACCATCTTTAGCATCGCGTATGTTCTTTGTTTTCTTACTCAGACCACCGGTTGCGCGCGAAGTGGCACCATTACCCCCGATCGCGCGGTTATTCAGAAACGTCACATTGTTGAGTATTACACTGCCAGAATTAATAAACAGTGCCCCGCCGGCACCCAAACCACCACCGCCGCCTCTATTTCCATCACCGCCTTTAGCTAAACCATTCGCTAAAGTCAATCGATTGAGTATAATTTCGGCTCCATCAACTGTCATGATTTGAACATTATTTTGGCCGCTAATAGTTGTATTGCCATCATCATCAAATCGAATATCATTATTAGCCTTTAAAACAAGTGGGCTTTTGATATTGATAGTTCCACTTACGCTAGTCAGATCAATAAAATCTATCCCAGCATGATTACCTGCATCAAAAATGGCTCGGCGCAAAGATCCTCTACCATTATCGTTATTATTAGTAACTTTGAAAGTTTTCGCAGCCGACACCTTTGGAATAATACTCAAAGTGAACCCAAAAGCGATCGTCGCCGTTACACCTAGTTTACATAAGTAAAGTGCTAAAAAACGCTTGCGCTGCATAAATACTTACCAGGATGAATTAGTGGGGACTACTATTTAAGAGGGAAACTATCTAAGAAATTTTTCTTTTTATGAATTAAATTTCAACTATCTTGCGTTCTTGATTCAAATAAATTAATAAATTCTGATTAACTAGTCAATCTGCATATGCAAAAGTTTACATACCTTAAATAATATAGTCCGCTTATAAAATTGATTTTCTAGTTGGTCATTGTGCATTAATTACTAGATATGGTTAGGGAACCTGCTAACCTACTCCTTACTTTTCCATCCAGTACTTGATATCTAAAATCCAAAAATATTTCGATAATATTTATAGTCCACAATCTTAAATGTCTAAGTTTTCTACTTCAGTGCAGATTTGTATCCTAATTCTATAATTCACACATTATTTGTCTTCTATTCGATACCAATTCAGTCTCTCTTAACCGCTGACTCCAGAACCGAAAAATCTCTAAAATAATCTGGGACCGCTGCGTCACCAAACTCAAAAACCGCTGCTTCTCCAACTTCAGCAACGTGCAATCCTCAACCACGAATCGAAGACCTCGAAAGCCTGGGATTCCGCAGCTTCAACGAAATCCTCCCCATCCTCGAACGCCTCGAAGAAACCGACCTCGCCCACCGCATCGATCAACCCGACGCCACCACCTTCGAGCCGCTTTTCCTACCACCCAGCAGCGATATCACTAGCATTTAGTGTCTGCCTGAAATTCTGACTATCCCACATCCGGCTCCCCCAGAACTGGGGGCTGGGGGGCCAACCGATACCGATCGGTCTCCCGCAAGCGCTGACTCAAGAACCGGCAAATCTCCAAAATAATTTGGGGCCGCTGCGTCATCAAACTCAAAAATCGCTGCTTCTCCAACTTCAGCAACGTACAATCCTCAAGCGCGATCGCCCCATTCCAACGCGGCGCATCATCAAACAATGCCACCTCCCCAAAATACTGTCCCCGCTCCAACACCTGCAACGCCTTCTCCACCCCATCGATCGCCTTCACCAACTTCACCTGACCACTCGCAATCACAAACAAGTGAAACCCCGAATCTCCCTCAGCAAAAATCGTCTCCCCCGCCAACACCGTCGTCTGCTCCACCCCCTGATCAATTAACAGCAACTCATCCAACGACAAATTCTTAAACAACGCCGCACTCTTCAGGATCAATAATCGATTCATCGCCTCACTCCTCGCCCCACTATTCGTCGGCAACCCAGACTCCCCTACAAAAATCTCCCCCGCCACCAATCGCACAAACGGGTCCTCATCCTGCACCAACGCCGACGGCACGATCGCCAACCCAATCAACGCCCCCGCCCGTATCCATCGATCCCCCGACGCCAACGCCTCCAGCAACAGTCTATACCCCTTCGACCCCAACCACTCCACCGTCATCGGCTGCAACGACCCCCGGGGCTCCTCCTGCTTCACCATCTGCTCCAACAGCGGCAACAACGGCAGCACAAACCGCCGATCGCGCAGCGTCGCCAACGCCTCCACCGCATTCGCCAAATCCCCCGCCGCATTCGTCGCCAACAGCCGATTCACCGCATTCACCGTCCGCCCGTGCCCCAGACAACCCAAGACATACAACACCCGCTGAATCATCCGCTGTTGGTAATCACCGATCGCCACTACCAACGGTTGCCAATTCTCATCCTGCAACGGCAACTGCTGCTGCCATTTGCGCGTCTGCCCCAACAGCCGAAAATCCCCCGCCAACGACTCAAATAAGATATTCCGCGCCGTCTTTGTCCCCACCTGCCCGATCGCCGCGATCGCCGTATTCACAACATCTGAATTCGTCGCCCCTAACTGCCCCTGGGCCAACCGCAAACCATCCTTACCATAGGCCGCCAACGCCGCCGCCGCCGCATCCCGCACCCGATCATCGCCATCCTTAAACCCCGCCACGATCGTCGGCTGCATTGCCCCAATCCGCGTCAACCCCAACAAATCATAAGCCGCCAAACGCACCGCCCCATTCGAATGCTGCGTCTGCGCCGCCGCAATTCCGGCAATCGCATCATTCCCCGGCTCCGCTAGCGTCGCTAAGGCATCCAACGCCTTACAGGTCAACTCCGCATCATCCCGCTCAAATACCCGCCCCAGCAATTTAACCAACGCCGGATTTTCGCTCGCCTGCACAATTCGGACGATCGCCTGAGCCGCATCCTCACTCAACTCCACCGTCTGCAACTGCTGTAACAACGGCTCTACTGCCGCTGCCTCCACCGATCGCACCTGAATTCCCGCGATCGCGGCTAACACCTGCACATCCGCCCGCTCATTCTCCCGAAACACCTTTAAGGAAGCCGCGTCAAACACACATTCATTCACAATCAGCACCGACAACGCAAACTCCTGCACAATCGGGTTATTCGACGATTCAATCAACTTACCAAAGTGTTTCAGGACATCATCATCATCGCAGTGATTAAATAAACCGATCGCCGCATCTAACACCGGCGCTGTTGCCGTTGCAATTACATCATCAATCACACTGAGAAATTCGCTGGGTGTTCCAATCCGCGCCGCCAACTCCAATCCTTTAATCTGTGTATAAGGATCAGCATCCGTTAACAATTCCTGAATCGCCGGACTCGATTGATCCGAAAGCTGTAGTGGATAGTTATCAAGATCATCTAAGTTAATACTGCTCGATCGGATTAGCTCCTCCAACCCCATCCCATAAAACTTCCCCATCGGTATCCGCACCAACAGCAGCAGCACCGTCAAAACCACAACTAGCCAGGTCACCTGCTGCAAACTCATCATGGCCTCACCCAGCCACAGCAGCACCCCCGCCAAAGTTAAACCGATCGAATAAATAAACCCATCACTTAACGCCCGAATCCGCGGAATAAACTCCCGTGGAATCGCATTGTAATTTAGCTGATGTACCGGCGTATTAATCCCCTTATACAGCGCATCCCCGTTAATATGTAAGCCGATCGCCGCCTGCAACCCAAACTTAAACTCCAACGCCAGTAAACTCACCAACGTCGTAATCGGATACACCACATTCATTTGGGCGACCCCCAGCCCCTGCAACGACGGCCGGGTAAACCCATACACCACCGTCACCTGCACCACACTGATCACGATCCGCATCAGCCCCAGAAAGCCCGTCAGCTTCTCGTCACTAAAATTCTGACCATAAATGCTAAACCACAAAAACTCCGAACTCAGATAAATCATCACCAGCAAGAAGCTACTACTGGCCAATAACAAGGCCAATGGATAACGCTTCACCAAATCCGGAAAACTTTGAATTGCCTCTAAAATCCCTGACTTCTCATCCCCCGACTTCGTCTGACTCACCTGCCCCTGCGAACTTTCCAAATACAGCAGTTGGCCAATCCCGATCGCAAAAATCACCGGCAAACACAACAACAAATCCCGCGTCCGAAAATACTGCGACAATACCGTCGTCAAGCCGCCCCCAACTAATATCCCCCCCGCCTGCGCCATGCTGACATAGGGCGCATTTTCCTTATATTCCAGCGTTGTAAAATAATCCGTCAGCAGACTCGGATACAGCACTTTATTGTGAAAATCCCACTGAAAAAACACAAAAATCAGTAAGCCGTAATACCCGATCGTCGTCCCCTGCTGTACCAACGCCCATAGCCCCAAGACCGCCACAATCGACCCGGCCAACACATAGCGAAATAACATTGGCCGACTATAGCGATCGACCACCTGTGAGAAAAATCCATAGGCCGGAATCGAACACAGCCCAATCATCACAAACGCCAGCGGTAGAAATTTCGCGCCCACATGATTCACAAACAACGAATTGCCGATCGCCATCGCAATCACGCTATAAATCGCCACCGTCATAATCAGCAGCAGCAACTGACTCAGACGCCCCAGCTTCCAAGTTGGTAATGATAAAGGCCGTTTTGCAGAATCAAGCACAACTTACATACAGCGAATAAGGGGATCGGCAGGCAACATCAATCAAATCATCGATCGCAATCACCATCTATCAAGGCAACGGTCTAAGAAATCACTACCGGCACAACCGGCTCATCAGCATCGGTCGGCGTTGCATCAGCCCGCACAAATAGCATCAGCACCGCTGCCACCAGCAGGCAACCACCGCCAGCCGCAACCGCCATCACCCGATTATCGTGCATCCAGTGCTGCATAATCCACCCAAATCCCAGAGAAATTGCAATCTCCGGCAACACCACAAAGAAATTGAAGATTCCCTGATACATCCCGCGCTGGTTATCCGGAATAATCTTCTCCAGTAAGGCATAGGGCAGCGATAGCGTACTGGCCCGCAAAATCCCAAATCCCACCATTGGCCCCAATAACCAATATTGATTGTGAATTACCAGCATCGGCAC
This window encodes:
- a CDS encoding lectin-like protein, which gives rise to MQRKRFLALYLCKLGVTATIAFGFTLSIIPKVSAAKTFKVTNNNDNGRGSLRRAIFDAGNHAGIDFIDLTSVSGTINIKSPLVLKANNDIRFDDDGNTTISGQNNVQIMTVDGAEIILNRLTLANGLAKGGDGNRGGGGGLGAGGALFINSGSVILNNVTFLNNRAIGGNGATSRATGGLSKKTKNIRDAKDGGKGGGLNSNQATSGKGGKGGARGRKWPGKKSRRHGKRGKNGGDGGFGTGGGGGGGGGSPSHNILCNNCGARGGKGGNGGNGGFGGGGGYGGGGALIVTSKLNRNRPNIASDPGQAGKGGSFAGDGPGGGGAGLGGAIFVNSDADLTLFNCVFTGNTVRGGTNNGQGVAANIFSRGGKVRSNNIYKAETIYGIDQSPIPFPANYYESGDFIYSLSASGTWQQAQAQAQSLGGNLVEINNSTESSWLTRTFGGQEQFWIGLTDEVTEGEFKWISGATQNFTNWYQGEPNNTSGNENYAVINFKSRGKWNDRSSKKKSDSSIKGIIQNKFYEFNGSRYLLAGAATWKQAQTQAESLGGYLVSINSEKEQEWLTQTFGGTENLWIGLTDETTEDQFQWTDSRTAGYTNWYQGEPNNLDNEDYVAMNFKSPGKWNDVRAKTSLKGIIEIPQYIAVGDNADSQFLTLKKPKKFDVVARGSSGDDIFQLQSYDGITTSQKVFGGQGSDIFNISIEGSSGIVGLNFNAGKLRNLANLMILRDPEITKKREKVKLLAISQTVTAKLVGAGAKLASRLDVTGISSGALDSGLAIYQSGVEKAKVFALAALEKEEYNNRVNSVGSFFDGEGSNAWGTVNITQSRSLIEILDFEPGVDSIILPRNTAYRYSSISDENGSGVDISFVNQTNQATTFLRIHIAPRLLATVQGQSDGLPQFIQSLFSSNPRNSIIGRARNSFSKVAVSGTSYTGTIAGDYIFVANNNPTIGAVKIFGLSGDDLLAGRKNGNNQIYGGDGDDLIAPGSSNDIINGGAGYDQINYSDWDTPITLKLPISSNGSIQNIESVVGTRNNDVIDLSNLKTLSKDDSVFNLQGGVGDDNLIGSQYQDVMEGQEGNDTLNGGAGDDLLDGTGISGLGEIDILQGGVGKDRFVLGNATNAYYDDSKPLTPGRGDYAEITDFSHEDTIQLYGTSANYRLLVIGKDTNIFIDKQGDEPDELIAIVRNTTNLNLRTANFYYVKSKSTE
- a CDS encoding cyclic nucleotide-binding domain-containing protein, yielding MLDSAKRPLSLPTWKLGRLSQLLLLIMTVAIYSVIAMAIGNSLFVNHVGAKFLPLAFVMIGLCSIPAYGFFSQVVDRYSRPMLFRYVLAGSIVAVLGLWALVQQGTTIGYYGLLIFVFFQWDFHNKVLYPSLLTDYFTTLEYKENAPYVSMAQAGGILVGGGLTTVLSQYFRTRDLLLCLPVIFAIGIGQLLYLESSQGQVSQTKSGDEKSGILEAIQSFPDLVKRYPLALLLASSSFLLVMIYLSSEFLWFSIYGQNFSDEKLTGFLGLMRIVISVVQVTVVYGFTRPSLQGLGVAQMNVVYPITTLVSLLALEFKFGLQAAIGLHINGDALYKGINTPVHQLNYNAIPREFIPRIRALSDGFIYSIGLTLAGVLLWLGEAMMSLQQVTWLVVVLTVLLLLVRIPMGKFYGMGLEELIRSSSINLDDLDNYPLQLSDQSSPAIQELLTDADPYTQIKGLELAARIGTPSEFLSVIDDVIATATAPVLDAAIGLFNHCDDDDVLKHFGKLIESSNNPIVQEFALSVLIVNECVFDAASLKVFRENERADVQVLAAIAGIQVRSVEAAAVEPLLQQLQTVELSEDAAQAIVRIVQASENPALVKLLGRVFERDDAELTCKALDALATLAEPGNDAIAGIAAAQTQHSNGAVRLAAYDLLGLTRIGAMQPTIVAGFKDGDDRVRDAAAAALAAYGKDGLRLAQGQLGATNSDVVNTAIAAIGQVGTKTARNILFESLAGDFRLLGQTRKWQQQLPLQDENWQPLVVAIGDYQQRMIQRVLYVLGCLGHGRTVNAVNRLLATNAAGDLANAVEALATLRDRRFVLPLLPLLEQMVKQEEPRGSLQPMTVEWLGSKGYRLLLEALASGDRWIRAGALIGLAIVPSALVQDEDPFVRLVAGEIFVGESGLPTNSGARSEAMNRLLILKSAALFKNLSLDELLLIDQGVEQTTVLAGETIFAEGDSGFHLFVIASGQVKLVKAIDGVEKALQVLERGQYFGEVALFDDAPRWNGAIALEDCTLLKLEKQRFLSLMTQRPQIILEICRFLSQRLRETDRYRLAPQPPVLGEPDVG